Genomic DNA from Alkalihalobacterium alkalinitrilicum:
TAAAACATATGATTCTTTTAAATTTATACTCGCGACATATTTGTCATGGTTAAACAATGCCGTACCAATTACCTTTAATTCATCTTCTGCTTTAACAAGCGGTAAATAGGCATCTCTACCATCATTGTACATACTGTATAAAAATAAATGTAAATTAGAAGGAGGGATTGCCCGCTGTTGAACGTGTTCAATTAAATCTGGAATAAATACTCCAATTCGATCTTCATTTTCGTTAGCTACATTAAAAATTTCTTTTGCGTTTCCATCAGAAACGGCTAATTGAACACGGTTAGGGACATCGGGATTTCTATATAAAGCATCCGCAAGATGTTCTATTCCTTCTTCTGCAATAGAATTACTAAAAATAAACACACGAGACTGACCTAATCTGATTGGACGTTGACTTTTCATATTAATGGCTTCTAGTGCACCATTGGTCGTCCTTCCCTTGGCTGACAGATGTTGGGAAAATAATGCACTTTCTTCTCCTTGTTCAACAAAGTTGGGAAAGGCAACACTTACTTCCTTTTCTTTGTCTTCTGTTTGATCATAAGCTACCCCGTGAACTAAAGATAATTCTTCAATGATATTCGTTTCAATGCAGCCAGATAGGGTGAAAGTGCAAAACAGGAAAATGATAAATAGCCATTTACATTGTTTCATTTTGACTTTTCCTCACTTTATTCGTAAGTTGCTGGATAATAAATAGTAAAGGAATATATACAAATACGATACCAAATCCAATATACGAGTAATATTCGTTTAAAAGGTTTACTTCATCTCGTGATACAAACAAACTTGTGGTTACCGCTAAAATAAGTAATACAGGAATTAGGACCTTTTTTTGTTGGACTTTAAAGACCTCTTTACAGGCTCGTGTCGCTGCCCAGATTGCTAAAGCAATGTTAGGAGCTACAATAATCATCCATAGAGAAATACTTATATATTCAAATCTTTCAATAAACGGAAGCTCTACAATTTTATATAATGTTAGAGTTGCCCATATGGTACGGCTTAATTGTTCTTCACTATAGAAAACTAAACTGATAATCATAATGAATAAATAAATAACTGTCGTATACAATGCACCTAGCTGTGCCCACTTTAGTGAGCTTTCCTTATTTTTTAAAAAGGGAAAGTACATCAATAATAATTCAAATCCTAAAAACGATAAGGTTGTATCTCTTGCTCCGATTAGCATTTCTCCAATAGTTTGCCTCCAAATCGGTAGTAAGTTAATAAAATTTGCAAATTCTAGCGGTAAAATTAACAGCAGAAATAACGGTATTGGTATAAATACACTAATAACAGCTAATCCAACTACTGCACGAAATCCACCATTTATTAAATACCAAAGTAGCAAAACTGCAACAAGACTAAAAACCCATGTTGGAATTTCAGTAAAAATCCATACTTGAATGACTTCAATATATGTTCGGAGTACAACAATAGCCAGTCCTAAAAAATAAAGAATTAATAAAACACTTAGAAATCCACCAAGCCATTTGCCAAACAATTGCTGATGAACAAAGACGATATCTCCACCACTTGGACTTAAAATCTTATAAATCATCCAGATTAAAATGTGAACAACTATTCCTCCTATTATTACTGCAATCCACGCATCAAACCCTGCCGTTTTAACGATGATACGTTGAAAGCCAAGAACGCCTACCCCAATTTGCATCGCATGAATAGTAAAAAATACTAAATAGGAGGAAATTTGAAAGTTCTCTTTTATTTTAGGATATGTCATCAGTTTCACCACTTCCATCCTTGAAGACTTTTACTCGTCAATGTCTTTTGTTTTCTTCACTCTTGAAGGATTAAAACGTTTCGTATCTCTAGGTCTCATTAAAACTGGCCGAGAAGAAAAGAATGTAAATGGCAACCGAAAAAATGCATCTTTCCAGTCTTTTATTCGTAATGGATAGACCGGCTCTAAATATGGTCTGCCTAACGATGTTAGCCTAACAAGGTGGGCAATCGTAAAAAGTAAACAAATGACGATACCAATTCCTCCTAATATCGCTGCCGCAATCATAATAGGAAAACGAATAATTCGAATTGTATTACCCATTTGATATACCGGTGTTGTAAACGAAGCTAACGCAGAAAGGGCCACGATAATGAGTAGTATATTACTTGTTAACCCTGCCTCTACTGATGCTTGTCCGATAACAATACCACCAACAATACCAATCGTTTGACCTACTTTTGTCGGCAGCCTTGCTCCTGCCTCACGTAACAGCTCAATCGTAAACTCTAAGAAAAGAGCTTCGATGATCGGTGGAAACGGAATATTACTGCGAGATGAGATTATGGTTGCTAACAAATCTTTCGGAATTAGCTCATAATGAAAAGTCAGTACGGCAATATAAATTGGTGCGGCAAGGACAGAAAATGATACCGCAAAGAAACGCAGAATACGAACAAATGAGGCAATATGCCACGGTAAATAATAATCCTCTAATGAAGAGAAGAACTCAATAAGTGTTGTCGGTCCAAAGAACGCTTCTGGAGAACCCGAACTCAACACAACGACTTTTCCTTCTGTTAAAGCAGCAGATACTCGATCTGGTCTTTCTGTATTTACATAAACTGGAAAAATCGAAAATGAACTATCAGATACCATTTGATTTAGCATCGAACTATCAAGAATTTGATCAAACTCAATATCCTCGATTCTTTGGACCATCGTTTTTACATTTTCTTGGTCGGCAATGCCCTCAATAAATAAAACGACGACCTTTGACTTTGTAATTTTTCCGACTTCTATTTCTTTGATCTGTAAATTAGGTAAAGGAAGTCGCTTACGAATTAAATTAATATTAGTATCAAGTGATTCAATAAACGATTCTTGTGGCCCCGTTACTGTAAACTCGATTTCAGGCATTCCGACATCACGTTCAAAATTAACACTTGCCTCTATGAGCAGACACTCTTCTTTGTCTGCTACGAGTTGCAAGAGGATATTCCCCTGTAACACTTTATTCTTAATTTCTCTCGTATCACTTGTAATCGTGACTTCTTCAATTGGAATTTTTTCTTTAAGAACTTCTATTCCTTCCGTTATATACTTATTAACATAAGGAAGCACGTCTTTGTGGAGCCTGTCAGGATCTACTAGTGATGAAAAGAACATCAATTTATACGGTACTGGTGAATTATAATGTTCATATGCATTAAAGTCAGTCGACTTTTGAAATACGTTTAGTACGGAAGTAATGGTTTCTTGCTGTCCTTGATTACTATGCATTTGTTTCACAAGCCATTTTAATAACATAGTCAACTTCTCCTAGCTTCTATTACTTCAGTTTCGTCTTAGTATAAGAAAACAGTGGAAATGTTATGCAATTATAGGATACATATAGAATGAGCTTAATCATAATCCCTATACATACGTAAAAAAGCTGCCCATTTCCCCTCATCTCCTTCATATAATAGGAGCTTGAAGTATTTAATGGACAACTTCTTTGCACTTGTAATATCTATACACACTTTTCTTTAAGTAGTGTTAATTTTAATCATTGATTATTGAATGGAAGCAACCAATTGCTCCTTATTTTGCGATGAAAACACTTCGACTGTTATTTTTCCAGAATTTAAAGAAACATGTGTTTTTAAGATGAC
This window encodes:
- a CDS encoding GerAB/ArcD/ProY family transporter, giving the protein MTYPKIKENFQISSYLVFFTIHAMQIGVGVLGFQRIIVKTAGFDAWIAVIIGGIVVHILIWMIYKILSPSGGDIVFVHQQLFGKWLGGFLSVLLILYFLGLAIVVLRTYIEVIQVWIFTEIPTWVFSLVAVLLLWYLINGGFRAVVGLAVISVFIPIPLFLLLILPLEFANFINLLPIWRQTIGEMLIGARDTTLSFLGFELLLMYFPFLKNKESSLKWAQLGALYTTVIYLFIMIISLVFYSEEQLSRTIWATLTLYKIVELPFIERFEYISISLWMIIVAPNIALAIWAATRACKEVFKVQQKKVLIPVLLILAVTTSLFVSRDEVNLLNEYYSYIGFGIVFVYIPLLFIIQQLTNKVRKSQNETM
- a CDS encoding spore germination protein, which codes for MLLKWLVKQMHSNQGQQETITSVLNVFQKSTDFNAYEHYNSPVPYKLMFFSSLVDPDRLHKDVLPYVNKYITEGIEVLKEKIPIEEVTITSDTREIKNKVLQGNILLQLVADKEECLLIEASVNFERDVGMPEIEFTVTGPQESFIESLDTNINLIRKRLPLPNLQIKEIEVGKITKSKVVVLFIEGIADQENVKTMVQRIEDIEFDQILDSSMLNQMVSDSSFSIFPVYVNTERPDRVSAALTEGKVVVLSSGSPEAFFGPTTLIEFFSSLEDYYLPWHIASFVRILRFFAVSFSVLAAPIYIAVLTFHYELIPKDLLATIISSRSNIPFPPIIEALFLEFTIELLREAGARLPTKVGQTIGIVGGIVIGQASVEAGLTSNILLIIVALSALASFTTPVYQMGNTIRIIRFPIMIAAAILGGIGIVICLLFTIAHLVRLTSLGRPYLEPVYPLRIKDWKDAFFRLPFTFFSSRPVLMRPRDTKRFNPSRVKKTKDIDE
- a CDS encoding Ger(x)C family spore germination protein is translated as MKQCKWLFIIFLFCTFTLSGCIETNIIEELSLVHGVAYDQTEDKEKEVSVAFPNFVEQGEESALFSQHLSAKGRTTNGALEAINMKSQRPIRLGQSRVFIFSNSIAEEGIEHLADALYRNPDVPNRVQLAVSDGNAKEIFNVANENEDRIGVFIPDLIEHVQQRAIPPSNLHLFLYSMYNDGRDAYLPLVKAEDELKVIGTALFNHDKYVASINLKESYVLRYLTVRGQHGTQQHLLTHEGEGLVVSVENITSSYRITLENRGEAPTFIYHVNVKGEITDSSKRINVEDPGFIDRLEKEMEEVKLKTAEELIEKFKTLNIDPLGLGEQYRSRTRNWDPEKWEELYKDINVEFNFEVEIIHSGAIE